A DNA window from Setaria viridis chromosome 2, Setaria_viridis_v4.0, whole genome shotgun sequence contains the following coding sequences:
- the LOC117845186 gene encoding uncharacterized protein isoform X1 produces the protein MDAQRALLDELMGTARNLTEEEKKGHKELKWDDPDVCGPYMVRFCPHDLFVNTKSNLGTCSRIHDPKLKESFEKSPRHDSYMRRFEAELAQQCEKLVVDLDRKIRRGRERLAHDSAVPMPIPGKIAEQLSAREEQVKKLLEQIEELGEAGKVDEAEALMRRVDILNAEKTALANQADNKVAMLEKKMELCETCGSFLVADDALERTQSHVTGKQHIGYGMVRDFLAEYKAAKEKAKEEERLAREQKAEERRKQRGKEYDSGGRDSGTRRERSGERDYDRDRQYERSRGRDRSYDYRDRGSEYRSNSYRNGRDSERGGHRYRSGDMTNDRGRMRSRSRSPSRHGYGRSRSPDH, from the exons ATGGACGCGCAGCGAGCCCTCCTCGACGAGCTCATGGGCACAG CTCGCAACttgacggaggaggagaagaaggggcaCAAGGAGCTGAAGTGGGACGATCCCGACGTGTGCGGTCCCTACATGGTCCGGTTCTGCCCTCACGACCTCTTCGTCAACACCAAGAGCAACCTCG GGACGTGCTCGAGGATCCATGATCCGAAGCTCAAGGAGAG CTTTGAGAAGTCTCCCCGGCATGATAGTTATATGCGAAGGTTTGAGGCAGAGCTTGCACAACAATGTGAGAAATTG GTAGTGGATTTGGATAGAAAAATAAGGCGTGGTCGAGAAAGATTGGCTCATGATTCTGCTGTGCCAATGCCAATCCCTGGAAAAATAGCTGAGCAGCTCTCAGCACGAGAAGAACAGGTCAAGAAGCTGCTGGAGCAAATCGAGGAGCTTGGTGAGGCTGGTAAAGTGGATGAGGCTGAGGCACTTATGAGGAGG GTTGACATTCTAAATGCTGAGAAGACAGCTTTAGCTAACCAAGCGGACAACAAAGTGGCCATGCTTGAGAAGAAGATGGAACTTTGCGAAACATGCGGATCATTCTTAGTTGCTGATGATGCTCTTGAGAGGACGCAGTCCCATGTGACTGGGAAACAGCACATAGGTTATGGCATGGTTAGAGATTTTCTAGCAGAGTACAAG GCTGCAAAAGAGAAGGCTAAAGAGGAAGAGAGGCTTGCAAGGGAGCAGAAAGCAGAGGAACGTCGGAAACAGAGGGGTAAAGAGTACGACAGTGGGGGCAGGGACAGTGGTACCAGAAGGGAGAGGTCTGGGGAGCGTGACTATGATCGTGATCGTCAGTATGAGCGAAGCCGTGGAAGAGATAGGTCCTATGATTACAGAGATAGAGGATCAGAGTATCGGAGCAATTCCTACAGAAATGGGAGGGATTCTGAAAGAGGAGGCCACAGATACAGGAGTGGTGATATGACAAATGACCGAGGGAGAATGAGGAGCAGGTCACGTTCTCCAAGCAGGCATGGCTATGGAAGATCTAGAAGTCCAGATCATTAG
- the LOC117845186 gene encoding uncharacterized protein isoform X2: MIRSSRRALRSLPGMIVICEGLRQSLHNNVVDLDRKIRRGRERLAHDSAVPMPIPGKIAEQLSAREEQVKKLLEQIEELGEAGKVDEAEALMRRVDILNAEKTALANQADNKVAMLEKKMELCETCGSFLVADDALERTQSHVTGKQHIGYGMVRDFLAEYKAAKEKAKEEERLAREQKAEERRKQRGKEYDSGGRDSGTRRERSGERDYDRDRQYERSRGRDRSYDYRDRGSEYRSNSYRNGRDSERGGHRYRSGDMTNDRGRMRSRSRSPSRHGYGRSRSPDH, encoded by the exons ATGATCCGAAGCTCAAGGAGAG CTTTGAGAAGTCTCCCCGGCATGATAGTTATATGCGAAGGTTTGAGGCAGAGCTTGCACAACAAT GTAGTGGATTTGGATAGAAAAATAAGGCGTGGTCGAGAAAGATTGGCTCATGATTCTGCTGTGCCAATGCCAATCCCTGGAAAAATAGCTGAGCAGCTCTCAGCACGAGAAGAACAGGTCAAGAAGCTGCTGGAGCAAATCGAGGAGCTTGGTGAGGCTGGTAAAGTGGATGAGGCTGAGGCACTTATGAGGAGG GTTGACATTCTAAATGCTGAGAAGACAGCTTTAGCTAACCAAGCGGACAACAAAGTGGCCATGCTTGAGAAGAAGATGGAACTTTGCGAAACATGCGGATCATTCTTAGTTGCTGATGATGCTCTTGAGAGGACGCAGTCCCATGTGACTGGGAAACAGCACATAGGTTATGGCATGGTTAGAGATTTTCTAGCAGAGTACAAG GCTGCAAAAGAGAAGGCTAAAGAGGAAGAGAGGCTTGCAAGGGAGCAGAAAGCAGAGGAACGTCGGAAACAGAGGGGTAAAGAGTACGACAGTGGGGGCAGGGACAGTGGTACCAGAAGGGAGAGGTCTGGGGAGCGTGACTATGATCGTGATCGTCAGTATGAGCGAAGCCGTGGAAGAGATAGGTCCTATGATTACAGAGATAGAGGATCAGAGTATCGGAGCAATTCCTACAGAAATGGGAGGGATTCTGAAAGAGGAGGCCACAGATACAGGAGTGGTGATATGACAAATGACCGAGGGAGAATGAGGAGCAGGTCACGTTCTCCAAGCAGGCATGGCTATGGAAGATCTAGAAGTCCAGATCATTAG